A window from Molothrus ater isolate BHLD 08-10-18 breed brown headed cowbird chromosome 24, BPBGC_Mater_1.1, whole genome shotgun sequence encodes these proteins:
- the LOC118695562 gene encoding gap junction beta-5 protein-like, translating into MNWGWFEGLLRAVNVYSTAFGRIWLSLVFIFRLLVYLVAAEKVWSDDHKDFDCNTRQPGCTNVCFDHFFPVSHIRLWALQLILVTCPSLLVLLHVAYREAKEERLRETQGDNYRRIYPNPGKKRGGLWWTYLLSLIFKASVDLVFLYIFFRLYRNYTLPRVVKCELPPCPNVVDCFISRPTEKNIFTLFMVVTTCVCVVLNLIEATYLIGKRCHECLNAEGGDSRQSSHDCPVSCANPVGTGEQGFHGG; encoded by the coding sequence ATGAACTGGGGCTGGTTTGAGGGGCTGCTCCGTGCTGTCAATGTGTACTCCACAGCCTTCGGCCGCATCTGGCTCTCCCTGGTCTTCATCTTCCGCCTGCTGGTTTACCTGGTGGCAGCTGAGAAGGTCTGGAGCGATGACCACAAGGACTTTGACTGCAACACGCGGCAGCCGGGCTGCACCAACGTCTGCTTTGACCACTTCTTCCCCGTCTCCCACATCCGCCTCTGGGCCCTGCAGCTCATCCTGGTGACCTGCCCGTCCCTCCTGGTCCTCCTGCACGTGGCCTACAGGGAGGCCAAGGAGGAGAGGCTCCGTGAGACCCAAGGGGACAATTATCGCCGCATCTATCCCAACCCTGGCAAGAAGCGGGGCGGGCTCTGGTGGACGTACCTGCTCAGCCTCATCTTCAAGGCCAGTGTGGACCTGGTTTTCCTCTACATCTTCTTCCGCCTCTACAGGAACTACACCCTGCCCCGGGTGGTGAAGTGCGAGCTGCCGCCCTGCCCCAACGTGGTGGACTGCTTCATCTCCCGGCCCACCGAGAAGAACATCTTCACCCTCTTCATGGTGGTCACCACCTGTGTCTGCGTGGTGCTGAACCTCATCGAGGCCACCTACCTGATTGGGAAGCGGTGCCACGAGTGCCTGAATGCCgaaggaggggacagcaggcagagcagccacgACTGCCCTGTCTCCTGTGCCAATCCTGTGGGCACGGGTGAGCAGGGGTTCCATGGGGGCTGA
- the GJB3 gene encoding gap junction beta-3 protein, whose product MDWKTLQGLLSGVNKYSTAFSRIWLSMVFVFRVLVYVVAAEKVWGDEQKDFDCNTRQPGCTNVCYDHFFPVSHIRLWALQLIFVTCPSLLVIMHVAYREDRERKNREKNGENCPKLYSNTGKKHGGLWWTYLFSLFFKLIIEILFLYLLHKMWDSFDLPRLVKCTNVDPCPNTVDCYIARPTEKRVFTYFMVGASSICIVLTVCEIFYLIFKRVVQRTRKWRKSTKRSVSYSKASTCHCHVKSEEKDSKSQPRCVAALTAL is encoded by the coding sequence ATGGATTGGAAAAcgctgcaggggctgctcagcgGGGTCAACAAGTACTCCACAGCCTTCAGCCGCATCTGGCTCTCCATGGTCTTTGTCTTCCGTGTGCTGGTCTACGTGGTGGCGGCCGAGAAGGTCTGGGGTGATGAGCAGAAGGACTTTGACTGCAACACGCGGCAGCCGGGCTGCACCAACGTGTGCTATGACCACTTCTTCCCCGTCTCCCACATCCGCCTCTGGGCCCTGCAGCTCATCTTTGTCACTTGTCCTTCCCTCCTGGTCATCATGCACGTGGCCTACCGGGAGGACCGCGAGAGGAAGAACCGGGAGAAGAACGGAGAGAATTGCCCCAAGCTCTACAGCAACACAGGCAAGAAGCACGGCGGGCTGTGGTGGACCTACCTGTTCAGCCTCTTCTTCAAGCTCATCATAGAGATCCTGTTCCTCTACCTCCTCCACAAGATGTGGGACAGCTTCGATTTGCCACGGCTGGTCAAGTGCACCAACGTGGATCCCTGTCCCAACACCGTGGACTGCTACATCGCTCGGCCAACCGAGAAAAGGGTCTTCACTTATTTCATGGTCGGAGCCTCCTCCATCTGCATCGTCCTCACCGTCTGTGAGATCTTCTACCTCATCTTCAAGCGAGTTGTCCAGAGGACAAGGAAGTGGAGGAAATCCACCAAGCGCTCCGTCAGCTACAGCAAGGCCTCCACCTGCCACTGCCACGTCAAGTCAGAGGAGAAGGACAGCAAGTCCCAGCCTAGGTGTGTGGCAGCCCTGACTGCTCTCTGA